The window GAACAAATTGTATGTTAATTCGTTTCGATTAAAAAGTGTACCACTTTACTATAAAATAGAGTCCTTAAACCATTATAAGGTCAAGACtaatttctaaaattgtttCCTCTAAATACTGCATGGTAGAAAGGTTTGTGATATAGAGGGTGTGATAATTGATGACAACTTTTGTCACATCCATAGAGGTAgcatcaaatttaaatttaaataatagttcatttcattttaatagaATTCAagttatataatacatgtaacttctTTTATAACGCTCCagttggatttttaaaaaaatttgttgctcaTTTCAAAAGAATAACTCTGTAAGACACCCTTGTTgcacacaaaataaataaataaacaggtTTCAAAATAAAGCAAAGTttattgcatacatgtacatcaagaGAAAAAGCTAGTACTATGATGTTTTCATTCTTCTGGTTTTCTCTAACAAGCCAAATAAGCCCCAACATAAAGACACAATTACACTGGAATCATGGAAAGCACTTTCTCtgtatgtatgtaaataaaGTGAACATGCAATGTATAATACACACAACCGCATTTTGTCAGGCCTTTCCTGCAGGCACGGAAATTTTTTTTCCGAGCTCTgacggaaaggcccgagaagctgCGATTGCAATACACAGTGGGGCCTCTTTTATTACAATAGTAACAAAAATCACTTTGTTATCACACCTGAACTGAATTTCCATTTCCATGTAAACTAAAATTACATAACATATGCAAATTCTTGGTGTTGTATTATCTTGCTGAAATAATAATCAAACGTAATACACACAAGCCCCAATGCTCTAACAGTACGTTAAATTGGCTGCAATTGAAAAAGTAATATAACtcgataaatatattttaaagaaattcaatgaaaatttattcattgttGAATTGCAGTATTGTTAGGTCCAACAATACAGGATAACAATGAAACCTAATCATAAACGGGAAACAACTCTTGTACTACAATGCTAAAAGAAATTTGATACTTGAATCGACAAACTGCTCATGCGTACAATCATACATGGATAACGTTTTGTTTCTATATATGTATTCATGTAGGAATAATAAtagttgaaagaaaaaaaaatctacagaaCTGAGCTGTCAACAAACAATATGGCTTCAAACACTCAGAATTTTCTCTCGAGAGGAGAAATTAAAGGTAAAAGGGGGAACTACATGTGTAACTTGGATGAAGTGctaaatatattacatgtaagatGAAATCTCGTTTGGTTgtttatatatactgtataaacATGGATGTCCGCTTGACATCAATTGTTCTTCCTAACTTGTAGAAAAGACATGTGGCGAAAATTTAAAGCAAGACATTCCCTTCTCCCTGAATCTTAACCTGTTATAACATCCCCTCTATCCTtccaaaaaattttttaaaataaatgttagggaaatatttctgaattatatgtatttgtaatatcatAGTCAGGTGAAAAATTTTTGGGATACACAACAGAGGGATTAATTGTATTGTAATAAACCTGAATatgaattcaaataaaaatattgagatATAAATAGACACTATCATGCTTATCACTGAGTAATATGGAGAAAATACATGAAGgttttacacatattttacatgaggaaaaaatatatgtacaggaacaataaaagttaataaatacTCTATTACAAAgttgaaagtttaaaattacAATGATGAAAGCAGTACATTCAATGCAAAGTTTACAGTCAGCAAACCCTTAAGCTTTCCCTTCTTCAGTTTTTGAGGTAGTCTTGTCTTACATTAAAAGTAAAAGCTCACTTTCAGAGATCTAAATTTTTGGGTCTACAGTCTCTTTCAGAATTTCCAGTCATAGTATGCTGTTACAATGAAAGTACTATTCCTAACAAATCTAAAAACGAAAAAGGGAAAGGAAATTCAGTTGAAAGAAACAGttgatgataaacaatttttaaaaaaaattatttccttttGGCATTTAATATCAATGTTCAACTTTTTAATGCTGCTGTTTTTATTAAACCAAAGGAATCAAACATTAATGTTGACCAAGTTCAAGTCTCCTGTTATGAGATTCAACATCAACtctaaacaaaaattaaagtaaaagcAATACAGAAACAATAACCGTGAATGCAAGAACAACAATCATAATGATATTTCCTCCCTTTCCTCTTCCATTGCCAATATTACTCTACGACAACTGAAAATATTGCACGTGTAAACTTTGACTTTAAACATTACATGTAGAGTTATTTACAGAAAtcacctttttttaaaacacggGAACCATAACTATgctaaattactttaaaaaaataattataaacaccctaatgaaataaaattactaTTCAAGGAAGACAACTGTGGGTTTTATCAATTCTTTGCAAACACAGCAGCACTTTAgtaaatattttggtttttagATATGAAATAATCAAATGATCAGATGATATTAACAGGGCTAAAAAATTTATCTAGTTTTCcaattacatgtagtatagtttttgctaatttttccttCCAATATTTCTGTGagtattttcaaagaaaacattattgttgcataacaaaattattaagtTTAATATGCTATGGTTTTGCAAATGGGTAAATgttgatatatgtataaaatagaTGACATCAAGTTTTGATCATTTTTCAGTGTGATTAAcaaaattgtatgatattaaTGCTAAGAAATCAgcctatgtatatatatatatatatatatggaaattCTTTATGAAGCACTTTCATCTGTTGTAAAAGAATTGTACAATGCCACCTTAAACCTTGCATtcatctatttaaaaaatatagattCTTGTGCAAAAAGCTGTCTAGCAAGCATTTCGTACCCTGTtctctttacaatgtcatattgaTATATAACAAACCAGAGTAATTTATGAAGGCATAACAAATCCTTATCACATCCTCAAATATTATGCagttattttaaaactgtttttaagtGAGAGACATAGAATAGAATAGGGTAAGGTATCTTGGTGTTAAAACATGATCATTTTTACACTATTTAAGTAGACTTTTCAGAATGGTATAATGGGAGTacaagtaaatgaaaaatagtGAGTCATTATTCATTCTCAAATATGCCAAACATATTGTTGaattgttaaataattttgaCCCAGTTTGAAGGAACAGTGTCTTGTGAGGATGCCTGAATGACTTTTGTTGTTATAAAGCCGTTTTCTTTGATTGGTTAGTGGGGTTCTATTCCTTGAATACAATCTATATAAAAAGGATACCTGTCtatcattttgatatcatattgtcCAATAATATGAAAGTGTATATCACTATATCAATACATCTTGGTTGTTCTATAAAACATACACTGGATACAAAACTTGATGTAGTTTTTTTACTCCCAGTCAAAGCCAGACATTGGGCGGCATCTTTGAATGGTGATCATGCTTCAAGTCGACTGTCACAGAAATACAGTCGACGAGAGATCTCCCAAGCGTTTGGCTATATggtttacacagtatttgtccACAAGACTTCAGTTAATGCTGATCAATCCCATTCATCGTCTGATGAGCCGTCTTCCTCCTCACTTTCTTCTATCACTTTACGACGCATTTCAAATGCTCTGTTCATGATGGAATGAACGTCAAAATTGCCGCCTGGTGTTGACTTGTCTGATCGTTCTTTCTCTTTCTCCTCCACTTTACGTAGTTTTTCTTTGTCTGTAAATTGAATTCACAGTGTTAATACATCTAAGAATATTGCTAAACTGacaaatatacattgtatattatattcaatctacatgtttttttttttttaatttcaattccttaaaataaaacatatgacAGCATCAAGTAATCCGTTTTTCTATTATCCATGTATCAAAAAAGAAACACGACTTcctttgttttacaaaaaaatgaaatagactGCCAGCAATGGCCCCCAACAGTGACTAAGATAAAATACTTACGAGTTCCCAGTCGAATCTGTGCCAGCAAATTGCTTCTTTCGTCCACCACAGCTGGCTGCTTGGGAGTGGGTTTCAATTTTGGAGAAGACATAATCGCTGACCCAATGGAGCTAGATTGGCCAGAGCCAGTTGAAGAATTATCATCTACTCCATTTGTCATGGACAtagggggtgggggagggggagggggtggcGGGGCCATCCCTGAATGCACTGGGGGTGGAGGCGGAGGTGGGGGTAGATTTTGCTCAGGGCTCAGAGGTGGGGGAGGAGGAGGGGGTAGCAGGTCCACCTCTTGTCTCGCAGGCGACGGTCGGTGAGTGGTGGGCACTCGGGTAATTTCAGGACTAGGTTGGTACCGCCTTGGATCTTCGTCCTCTGGTAGAGGAGGCGGTGGGGGTGGCGGTGGTAGACTGTCCCTCTGGGGACTGTGATGTGGTAAATTAGCCAGGTGAGGAGGTGGTGCTGGTGGTGGCTGATTTGGCCGCATGATATTACTACCGATACTGCTGGAAGAGCCTCTATTATCCGCCACGCGGTTGTGTGGTGAAAACTGGTTTTGGTGCATGCTTGGAGGATGGTGGTTACCAGTCTGCACAAAATGGTTGTTATTCTCATTGTTTGTATGACGCGACACATCCTGAGAATACTGAGACTGAGGCCCATTAGCAGGCCTTGTGGCCTTCTGGTCGTAATGGGCATTTTCTTGTCTTCTTTGATTCACTTCCAAGCTTTCTGGTCGCGGTTGGCTGTTGCTCTGAGCTCGAAGCTTAGCAGGATCCGCGTAATCTGAGAACTCCACTCCATGTTTCATATCCTGAAACTTCTGCGCTTTGGGTTCCACTTTTCGTGGCTTTTTCCTCTGTTCTCCAACTTTTTGGGGCCTCTGTTAGGATGAATAATATACATAAATGAAAGTTCACACAAAGTTGCTGACAGTTGAAGACAACATTAAACATTAGCATGAAAtcattaattatcttttttaattgatgaaaaagaCCAAAGTGTGAAAATCAGGAAGTCTGGTCAAAAAAGATGAGTGATTTTAACAaagtttttttctctctaaatATCCTTATGAAGGAAACATGCTTTTTAACATAATTCAAATAAAGAATTTAAGGTTCCTATTTGATGCATCAGGGATGTCACTGCTTTTTTGCTACAAACTTCCTGTCCTTTTAAATTAGGAAACTTATCAatacaaataatgaattttaatcataaaagtttagTAAGTTAATAATGGGGTTGGAGGACTGGACCCCccgtgaccccccccccccccccccagatccGCACTTGAGTTTAGTACCTACCTTTTTCTTCCTTGCTTTTAATTCTGTCTTCTTAGTTTCGATATCTTTCTGGATGTCTTGGAACCATAACTCAAAGAAGTAGCCTGGATCTGTGTAGAACTTTACACTGTCTCGTCCATCTTCCCTGTTAAACAAACAGAGCTTTATGTTAATGTGGACAGAATATGGGATTTGCAAAAGATATACCttatacatttcattaaaagattttgtaatactgtatacagggttatttttgccctgtgtaatttttgccctGTGTAAATTTCGCCCTTCCACACCTGCTAACATTATGCCCTGTCTTGAATTCACCCAGacacagatattttttttgcagatggataatttgagacattgaaTTTTGCCCAGTCTTACTACATTCGCCCACAGACGacggcgaaaggggcgaaaataaattgggggcaaatatttccctgtatacagtaattgttttatttctacTTCTATTGGTACTGTAAAACACTTGACATATTAATGGAAATTTAACATGCAAATATTTAGATTACAAcatcacaatttaaaaaaaaaagaaaagaaaataagagaGGGTGAGAAATCCACTACAGTGTTTCATAAATTCATGACTAATAAATAAGAACTAAACAATCATAGATAAGGAATTAAAGTGGCTCATTTTTGTGCATTTAGAGGAACTCCTAATCCATAAATCTACAATCTCTAGAAATTATGAAACAATCTTTTATTCTCAGTATTTATGCAAGCTAATCCACAAAATTCTGTCCCTTTTAACCTTTAAAATGTCGACAATGCATGAAAAagggttaaaaaaaaccctcaaatttTAACAGAATTTCAATGGACTTTTTAAGctaaaatgagaaaaattataaaaatcttgATCAATCCCCATGTCTAAGATGGTTTTGTGTGTGAAATTCTCGATCCCTTCAGCATATTTTAACAATAGACGGTGTTGTGCATGAAGTACCTGTAGGGGTTGAGTTTGGTGAGAGCggggg is drawn from Crassostrea angulata isolate pt1a10 chromosome 5, ASM2561291v2, whole genome shotgun sequence and contains these coding sequences:
- the LOC128183536 gene encoding actin-binding protein WASF2-like, with translation MPFIQRCLEPINVSRVEVEKGIKNELECVTNHTLSNIILQLSSLSKHAEDMFTELSIEVKTFTDRTQHLQGRIDQLQEKVTRLDAAGELVSIHELHLRKPFKSSTQHDQQVVSRSTIPRCILKAYSHCDPTPALTKLNPYREDGRDSVKFYTDPGYFFELWFQDIQKDIETKKTELKARKKKRPQKVGEQRKKPRKVEPKAQKFQDMKHGVEFSDYADPAKLRAQSNSQPRPESLEVNQRRQENAHYDQKATRPANGPQSQYSQDVSRHTNNENNNHFVQTGNHHPPSMHQNQFSPHNRVADNRGSSSSIGSNIMRPNQPPPAPPPHLANLPHHSPQRDSLPPPPPPPPLPEDEDPRRYQPSPEITRVPTTHRPSPARQEVDLLPPPPPPPLSPEQNLPPPPPPPPVHSGMAPPPPPPPPPPMSMTNGVDDNSSTGSGQSSSIGSAIMSSPKLKPTPKQPAVVDERSNLLAQIRLGTHKEKLRKVEEKEKERSDKSTPGGNFDVHSIMNRAFEMRRKVIEESEEEDGSSDDEWD